The genomic interval gtCTGCTTTGatcaatcataaattttttgattgcGTTAGAGAAAGTGACATATGGCCTATGGGTTGGATGAGATAAGGTAAGCGTAATTAGGCGCCGACAAAACTAagaatttgtcaaaaaaaaacaaaggcgAAAGGCTTTTTATGTGATTGAACGGGAGCAAATTGTTCTGTTGCATATGTGTGTTGGGAATGACATCTAATTATTTGCCACCTGGATTCCTAACACCGGCTAACGAGTAATGATCTTGATTTGATCCCTAATCGGACGGTGGATAAAGTCGGTGGGTCGGTCGACGCTTGATTTGTTGTAATCCATCAAAGTCAATGGCTTGTAAATCTCAAATGCTCAATGTTGTCgttcaatttcaatatttagGTTTTAATCTGGACCGGATTCATTTTTTGATTAATGACTCAATTTGATAGGATTCAGAGTACAGAAATTGACGTGACTTAGAGATGTAAGCAGCTAGACCAGACAAtcaaaattaggaaaaataacACGTGAATGTATATATTATGGGTGTTgttaaattacattataatataaaacttacATTAACTCAAGAGGTGTAATTAGTGACCTAAAAGGAGTTTAGTTTGTTCTAGTTTTAAGTCACTAATTACATCTTAATGGTTGATGTAAATTATACTCAAAATTTTTGTGATATAAGTTGACAAATGTATAAGTAGACAAACAATTAAGATTTCAGTTCCTAACCTCTCCTCATTCTCACGGAtttgtattgatttttatgCGATGATTGATTAAAAATTAGTTGCTAAAGATGCAAGCAAGGACCTAgaattagagatggcaaaaccccgggTCGGGTTCGGGTATTGCCATGACCTGACCCTGCCCGGATGCAACCGGTCCGGGCCgggtttaataaaatttgacatgaaaatataaactttaagtgtttaaaactttatatatgtataataaataagtcaaataaatataaaaatatttaaaataatatatattttataattttttttaataaaatccagaTTTCGgatttatcaagtgatgcccaagaccgACCCGGCTTCATACCCGGACTGGGTATTACCCAACCCGCAACATCCGGATACAGTCCGAATCCGAACCGGACGTATATTTTTACCACCTCTACCTAAAATGTCCAAACAAAGTACTAAAGTGGTATTAGGTtcgaaatttgattttatgaataaaaataacttatttgaAGAGGGGTTTTTGTACTTATTAAAGTACGAAATATCACATCACCACTGTATACGATAACAAGTGCGAGAAATctgattgaaaattatatatatatatacaccaATAGATTCGAAGGAGCGGAGTGAAAATAAGGCTCAACCTGATTATTGATGTAATGGGCGGCATACATGAGGCAATTATAGCCACCTATCTCTTCTCCCTTATCGGCAAagcaaaatgacaaaaacaaaaaaggcgAAGTAAGCGTAAGTCATCGCCCGTTCAAAAGATAACTTGATGACCAAATTAGCAAAATAGCAAGGCGACTGCTCATTCGTGTTCAAAATCATGCACATATTggaaattatgtaaattttaatgcGCATTTGTGACATCATTTGCCCGTTGCAATGATagatactatatatatatatatatatatatatatagtgcaATATACTAACAAACCAAGAAAATATCGCTTTCactacataaaaattatatatatatatatatatatatatttttatattttaatgatatatttgatgaaataaaaatgtagTGTTGGTTAATTGTTAGGGAACTTCCCTAGCAGTGCTGCAATCGCGTACGTGTTGAGTATTCATTTCATAAATGCAGAGTAAGAAGGAAGATTAAAGCCGAGTGAGTCGTCAACTCAACTGCCAACAAAAATCAGACCTCGAGTAGGGTCACGGTCACACATTGAAAGCCTCACATGCTGCACGTACTGTTTAAGATTATATTTCTCGAGGCTGTATTGATGATTGCAACATGTGAGAGAGCATTATTAAGCAAAAGAGagtaaaagcaaaataaattggCTGCAGAATTGggttcattattatttatgctTACCCActatacacacatatatatttcaGCTAGCAGCTACCacttggaaaaaaagaaaaagaatgtgAAGTGGAGGATATAGATGTGGACACAttctagaaattttattttatttatttaatttattgccgttattattattcttgttGTTATTTTCGTGGGTTGcccaacaaacaaaaaacaatgTTATCATCTTTTGTGCACCGTGGTCCTTACATCTTTCGATCATGTCATgacatcaaaattaaatttgaaaattaaaaaataaaaaaatccaatctTATCCGTAAGATTATTAGTTTGTTCCCCCTATCTATCTTTAAATGTTAGATAAACTTTGTCCTAAAATGTTATATTACCATTTATTATTATGGTGTCTACTTTTACTGCTTTGAGTTTGAgttctatttataaattagaatagaATTTCGAGATTTCAGTGtcttttttctgtttatttaaaaaatagtacaTAGATGATTTAGTGAATAATTTCACTTACCATTTGCTGAgcatgtaaaataatttcaattgattacttttaattcttgaaatacaaaataataataataataataataataataataagaagagtTTAACATgcataaaaagttttttcgcCATGGTAGTTCTTATCTTAGgaccattaaaatttatatttattttggtcattatataataaaataaaattttcataataaaatttactaaatgcATATAATCAACTTTTTAAACTCACGACAACCATATCAAtacaatttatcaaatactaaactattttttttattaacctCCACAATACTATACTGACTCTTGTACTAGCaggaattttttgtttttttgtaaatttcttgCTTAAGAATTTTCACTATTTTCTTGAAATCGGAGAAAGTGTATCCTTGATGAGGGTTAAACAAATAGCTGGTACCCCACACATATTAATATTCAAAGACCAATAATTACATTAAGATAAAGATTATTAATTCTGATCCGATTTGCCTTTTCAATCACATTATGGAGAAGATTCTTTTTTCATGTTACATGGCAAATGAGGAATTTGATGCAAAAGTACGGTTGCTTGAAGAGGAAGCTTCCCTcgttcaaaatataaagagacaaaatgaattaatataattCGACAATCTAATGATTCTCATATTTATCACGAAAGTATGTAAGGGGAAGAATCacacaaaagaagaagaaattaaggggttaaaaaaaaaaaaaaagaatgtttGAAAGAGAGAGTGTTTGTTTATTGCTCCTCAAAGTGCTTTTCTCACTAAAAAGTGACAGCAAGCAAAGGCAAGACAAGGCTGGATAAAATCTTTTTCGAGTGTAAAACACGTCACCTTAAGCTAAAAAGAAACTCCAATTACAAATTACAATTCCAGTACTCACAAATTTTGAGGCTTAAAAGGGGAGGATTGCGTTTACATTGCTGATCGAAGACTTGAAATGAATTCACTTTTATGGAAGCAAGCtgtaaagataaaaagaaagtgagtcttattaacatatatatatatatatgtatattgaattttcttaaatatgtaCAAATAATATAGTTCACAAATTCTCTACTTAGTTTTCGTCTCATTTTTTAGACACTGAATTTGAATCTCTCAGCTTGTAACGAGAGCCAgagtataattaattattttctcctctttttttttggattaaacCTTTAtgaggtaattaattaattaattgataaaagtgAGCTTTTTACGATAATTTCTCCCAATTTCCCAGGAGACTAATTTTCTAATCACGATGTTATCTTGTCTTCTAAGTAAAGTTAGTATGTTGAATAATGATTCCCTTTCAATAATGCAACCATCGGGAACTCCGAGAATATAGGTACAGCAGAACCTTTGGGAAATTACACCCTTCCCAAGTTTGAAATCgtgtaaattgatttttccaATCAAGTTTCTCAATCAAGGGCTTTACTTACTAAAAAGCCAACAtggtattttttatattagaaattaattgacattaaatcgttcaattaaactaaaatttcgTACCACCAAGAATTTGGAGTTtgtattttgtgaaaaaaaacaaatatttgtaACATTATAAATAAGATGTATTgcaagttttatgttttaaatcacaaatataaattgatatcttAGCTTCAGATTCGCTTGGCAGCTTAGCCTGCCCTTAAATGAAGACGAAGAACCTGCTGATGGCAGCGACCAAACTAATGAACATACGGTGGCTCTAATACTTCATTGGCTATTAAGTGATACGAGACACTTGGAATCgaatggatttgatttcaaatagGAAACTCATAATACGTTGGATTATGGAATAAATGTTGGGTGTATTAGCAACTGGACGCTCGATAATTGTGCGGATTATTTGTGCTCTAAGAGAATTCTCAGGTTCATaaatagtagtaataataatagtgcAACATGCAAAGTGCTGCAGACCTTGTAGCATCAATTTGGTAGACCATATTTACCAAAGCATGGTGTCCCAGCACTTAATCCATCAGCACAAGACCTCTTCAACTTCAAGCAACAGTTATGATTTATGAACGTGCGGCGACTGAGATTGGTTAATGGTTAGGGCAAAAAGTGGGCCTTGAAAAGAGGCTTGGGCCCTCCTTAGAAGTTTCTCAAGAAGCCCAACAACATTTGTTGTTCGATCGTGGGTCTTGGTTCGGGCATAGTATGCTTGTAATTTTTTGGAAAGCCCACGTTTCTTCAAGGACTTGGGATGGAATTCCTCCCTCTTTTCTTCAGATTTTTACTTCTCGAAACAATGCAGAAAAATATCagacaaaatttaaaaagaaaaagaagtctAGAGcagattgattttattatttttttcgtttgcttttgtttcaagttaaaaTGGGAAACACTGCTTGGCCTTTGGTCGAGTTGTGAACCACTATCCTCAAAGTTAAGCATGACTATGAGGGCAGTGGTTCGAGTTCCCATAAACTCAACCTCCCTCAATTAAGTATGATTGTGAGGAGTTACTTTATAATTCTTTCTCATTTGTGAAATGCGAGTGGAGCATAAACATCCCTCGTCTGTGAGAGTTATTTGTCTGGGCATAtacttcataaaattttatgtaataacgTAAGTCCCAAgttatatatttgattgtaaatatcaatgtAATGATCTATTGTAATagcaattataaatatttgtataatacAGTAGTCCGATGTGtaatcagtattaaaaaaaagaataaataaataaaaatgataaaaaaatgtaataggAATTATGTTCCCATTCATTgctcaaaaattaaattcaaaattcttcTTTTGGAATTTGCATTTCATACTTGATTAAAGCAAACATTACTTTATGTCTTTTGTTTTGATACAATTcttattttgagaaatttacaCTCAAACACAAGATGAATTGCTGGAGAATTCCAACTCATATGTACTATTTCTATCTTAACAAATGGgggaaaacataaataaaattcaccgTGTTTCAACCAAGTCCATGCAACTATATCACAAGCTTTAACACAAtgcctttatttttaaatttattacaaaaccAGTTGTGTAGTGAAGCCATCAATGTCGGTATCTTTATTTGCGAACTGTTATTCATTCAAACTCTCTCTCCtacttttggtttgaatttggtCCAAACATTCTCTACAATCCCATCCTACATAATTGATTCAGCCATAAAAAGTCATTTAACTTAACCTGTAATCATGTCACAGAAATTCAACTACAGCTAGTAGCTGAGGAATCTCCAACGTGCATATGTCATCAAATCAAACTCCTTTCACTTCCACTAGCATTATTGAAGTGCATACACAATCAATTACATCTCAACATAATGCCAGTACTTCCAAATTAAGGAATTAAGCTCTTGATTAATCACAGTCAAACCAATCAAACCGCACGCTTAGCGGACTATTAACCCGAGTGGCCGAGCACGTGCGGCCTCATAATTAACTAGGTGATTATTATAATCACAGCCATATAACCcaaagtaattataaattataatataatgtatAACGTCCCTGATTCACGATTTCTTGTTCTCATTCAAGAAGGCACAAACCCTAATCTAATCCCTTAGATGATTTTAATAACGTAAAGGAACAGAAAGTTTGGTTGCCGAGATAATGACATAACTTAAGGGAAATTGGCGGAAACTCATCTACtgtttgtcaaaattattcatTCTTCCCCTCATCTTTTAAAACCCACCagaattgtcattttttttctttttacttcaAACTAATGTTAAAGTCTCTTCATTACAATTAgtttgcaaaaaataaaaaataaaaagattcaTCTATCCTCTAAATTAAAAGGTGTATTAAACTGtctaatattataaaatcagGGGAGCTCTTATAAGTCTTAAATTAAACGTgatgagaaaattatttaatgttgcAAAACAAAAGGGGTATTGGGGAATTTTCCCCGTAACGTAATTAGAAGCTATAGCAATAGGGTCCTTGGTCAaaacaacataataataaaagttaacgAGTGTAGTACGTGGTGTGGGTGGCCGACATGCAAAACAAAAGCGAAACAAGGATTGAGACTAAACtccaaaaaaagaataaaaagaaaagctaGCTAGCCAGGGTTTCCCCCactagtttttaattaaagtcgGGGATAAAGAAAAGGGCCAAAAAGAGATGATCTTTTTGCAGTATTGCATTTGACTAATACTTAGCTGCAATTTTTAAACGTTGCCTTTTCAAGAGATGGCATGTGCCTCTGATTTTGTTTAGAAAGATAAAATCTAATTAGAGTATTAGGTGTAAACATTTTGGTAgtctttcaataattttatcataaattgGAGTACACATGGCACGACTTAATTACCAGCAGAAAAATAATGTTGCAATGCATTAATTTCATGAAGAAAATAACGTCACGTACGATGGCAACATCAATGAACAATTAAACTTAATGAACTTCAGCTTTTCAATAAATACATGTGTTTGGGGGAAAACAACATGCATGTTATTgagtatgaaaaatattatcgAAAATGAACTTATGCATCCCgcaaaatatgaatttaagcataagaaaaaacaaaatctaacGTAGCATTTAGTGTATTAAAGTtcgacattttcttttcttctataATTAGTATCAAATAACTAATTCCAATCcgtgtattaaaaaaaaaaaatacaaatgtctACAACGGATAagaatctgatttttttttgtttgggggggggggggggtaggggaagaagaagaacataGACGATAGAATGAAGTTCAAATAATTGCcctttacttttttctttttttttttgaacacGAGGTATCTTGGGGAGGGctccaactgtgggaggcacctttaagcctGTACCACAACTCAGACTAGAAGTTCCCACTCGAACCGAGAGACACAGATTCTCCCAACAAAAACGACTTCCttgcgactcgaactggggagcaaacccaATCAAGCtacttaaggggactccattgACAATGGAGCAAACACTTTATTGGTATAATTGCCCTTTACTTTGATCTACTGTAATAATCACAGGGCGCATTTGTAaatcaataaatcaaaagaaaaggtGGTGTTCATATTTCCATCAATCATTCTTATTTACTTCGTGATTAAGTGCAATGCTACAAGCATATATCACTTTGCAGAAAGCTCATTCATGCGTTTAGAACGCAAAACTCGTTTCTCTTTTCAATATCCTGCTAATTTCAACCcaaaagtgaaaacaaaaaaaaagaagaaaaaactgCTTTCTATTCTAATTGCTGCTGCTAACTTGTATATACAAACATAATTCCATTTTGACATTTAGCTATCGACTTAACTATAATGAAtgtgattatattatttggAAACATCATAACTTTATGAGTAGATAATTTTCCAAGTTAGCAAAAGATATAACTTAAGCCAATGATCTCCCAAGATGCCCACGTGATCTCATTTCATCTCTCAGGCCTCAGCTGCTTAATTAGAGCAAAACTTAAATTACTTCactaatagaaataaataaaaacagtCAAAGAAGCGGTCAAAATTGAAGGCAAAAGTGGTGCTAATGAGCGCCGAAAGGAAGTTGGAGACAGAAGAGACAAGAAAagacacaaatttttttccaattgaatCTGAGAGCTAGCTACAAAAGgctaaaattaaaacaacaataataagtGTGTGGTTTTGTTCTTTGTCCCATTGCACATCATTACGTTATTAAAGTTTGATATATCTACTTCACTTTTGGTTCCCTCACTTTTTTTAGGTCAAGGGGGCAGTGGCCCTCTGTTAATCAAGAGTTTAGACTGCCTTTTTGTGTTAGACGACAGATGTTTTAACTCAGTTCAACCCACAagttcaatttttgttttgttgcgcgtttaaattttaatttttataaaggaATCTGCATATATGCATGACAGTatattctaaataataataataataataataataataataataataataataataagggttTGGTTATATTAGAgttgttttaaaatagaatatttttcataattatatcattaaagttttaatatttttttattatttattactttgtgTGTGCGGTAGAGATTCATGCTTCACCGTAAATCTAATTCAACATAACTATagcctaataataataattcacgCGTCTATGCGTTATTGCAcgcttaaaaaaaagaaaaaaaaagattttacgACGAAGAAAATGCTTTTTAGCTGTAAACAAACAATACAGCAATGACAAAACACTTTGAGCTTAACCAATTATAGCACATTCTATCTAAGTTTCGATTGTAGTATAATTAAGGAACGATTGAACATAGCTTTAAAATCTatagtgcttttttttttgtctaaatcGTCACGgttataacataatttcaaaGTCTATTAACCGTAATTCAAAAATCTacgtcaaaaaaaaaaaaagtaagtaaGACCTATTCgcttaacaaagaaaataagaaccCTATTAGGTTCTAAGTCGCAGTTGGTGATTTCTTCTTCGTATACTTGGCATAACTTTTAGCCTTCTTTCTCTCTACCAGTTACCAATGAAGGTCGACGGAGCTGGTCCGACATAACTCCCCGggatgaaaaataataaaataaataagcgGCCCACTCGCTTTCCTCTCGGTCGGCTAGGCATAACCTTTAGCCTTCTTTCTCTCTACCATTTCCCCGTACTAGGAAGAAGAGTGTGCTATCACCCGCTTAATCACTCACTTGAGAACTCGGCACCTCGAAATTTCAAAGCACCAACCACACAAATCGACaccaaagaaaattgaagaaaagagTGTTACAATTGGCAATCCCAATCTTTTTCGTTCACAATAAAAGTTATTTGTCTTCAGATCATTTTAAACGCTCCAAAAGTCAAAGTCAGCAAAGTACGCAGCATCCACATCACAATAACTTATCACATGAAAATAACGGAACTGTTAATTTCCACTACAGGGAAATGGACACCCCATTGAACAGCCGAACGAAGAGGATACAACCAGAGTTACGGTACATTGATAGttttaatgagaaaataataacactCATTAATATATCATCACTACTAACTAAACAAGATTTACTAACAAATATGTCCCAACTTTTCATTGGGATCCAGCCAGGGAAGCAAATAttcgaagaagaagaataatatttttcataaatggAAATATCTAACTAGTGAAAGTCGCTTGCTTCAGCAACTACTGAAAGTGATTATCATGACCtcgatttctttttctttcttttatttttgtgggggggggggctAGAGAGCGACATTGACTAGTCAAgaaattcatattttgaagaaatatattatgtaaagaagatgaaaaacaCGCAGCAGAAAATGTGAACTTTGAAAATGGATAATATTGATACCGACGATGAGAAGATTACAAAAGAGAGTCTTTTCCATCTACACGTACGTACCCTTGTAAATCGATCGCTGTCagtaaataaagaaaaagcaaaagaaaaaaaaaagatggaaaAAGCATCACCATAACAAAAGAACTCGAGTTAGTACAGTCAGCTACAGCTACTTCGAATTTCTTGTCAGTCCCACTTGATGATCATAACTATTTTCAGTAATCcgcccaaaataaaaaaaaaaataaaaaaagcaaacTTGTGCCCATCTATTTTGCACAGATTCTCATCATACACTAGTGATCTCATTCCATGCCAAAAATTGGTGTCTGAAACACTGAGAGACTTGGCTTCGCAGTCTGGAAAGAATGCAAAGATGGTGAAATCCAGCTTTCATAACTGTTACTATTCAAGCCAATGGGTGTGGCAAATGGGATATTTGAAGAACCTGTATGGGCACTAGTTGTTGTGGTGGTCGTACTATTAGTAACGCCAccctgctgctgctgttgctgaAGATAGTTACCAACATTGAATAACCCATTATTACTGCTTTCATTGACTGCTGATGATGGATTTGCAGCGAAGTCCACGTTGAAAGATGGTGACGATGTGGGACTCTGAAGATAAGTTGGTGCTATGCTTAGGCACTTGGCATTGGTTAGAGGAGTGGCAGTAGTGTTATTTTGGTATCCAAGGAGGTTAGACCAGTAATCTGCCGATGGGTCTTGTTTGATGGGTAATGCAAAGCTTAGTGTTGAGGTAGCAGGATGAGATGATGCAAAGGCAGCCAGATGAGATGATGCAGATGATATATCCCGATCGTCCGACCGGCTTCCTCCATCCAGGCTCTTACAATCGGAAACTGATTCAGATGAGTTCTTGGACTTGCCGGTGATTCCTCCGATGGGAAGGTTGCTGTTGGCAATGCTTTTTACGTCGTAACGACTcatgtcaaagttggttactGCATTTAGGCCTCGGAATTTGATTGCAGCAATGTCATATGCCTCAGCTGCTTCTTCCTGTGTgcctattttcaaaaaattatgtatcaCACATGATTATAATCAAGAAACAAAACCAGTAACTAAATACGTTAGCAAAAATAGTGGAAATAAAGGTTAGAAACTCACTGAATGTGCCAAGGTAGAGATCCTTGTTTCCAGCAACTCGTCCGATTCTTGCTTGCCAACGACCATGTTGATGGTGCCTACAGTAAAATACAgtaaatatttagaatatgctaccacattattattattattattatttctactactaatacaattattattattatttaagatgTTGAAAGTTAAAAGTAACAAACCTTGTTACTCCTCTGTAAATAGAAGCTCCCCTAGAGAAACCGCTACTTTTCCTACAAGATTGAGAAATTAATTACCCTGCATGAATTTAATAACTTTGTCCTGGCACAATGACCCAATTCAGAAAACCCAGAacctaaaattaaatgtagAGAGTGAAAATGGTTAATATACCTTCGAAGGGAAGCAACAAATTCTTGTCTAGTCATGTTCTTCATATCTTCTAGTTCTTTCTCATAGTTGGAAACCTTCAAAaagcaaattaataatatttctgaGTAAAACATTTgataaactaaaagaaaattccagctaaaaaaataataaaaacactcATGGTGTGAGAAAATTGAGGACTCACCGGAAAATTTGTAGTAGTGGTCGGACCCCAGTATTTGAGAGCTGCAAGATCGTAAGCTCTAGCTGCTTTCTCTTCTTTATCATAGCCACctacaacaaattaaaaaataagaaaaagagattAGCAAAATGAGTATCCAATGACTAGAGAAAATAGtagtgataataataattaatgatttgtCACAGTGACCCAAAATCTAGAGTCAAATCT from Citrus sinensis cultivar Valencia sweet orange chromosome 9, DVS_A1.0, whole genome shotgun sequence carries:
- the LOC102611374 gene encoding AP2-like ethylene-responsive transcription factor AIL5 produces the protein MNNNNNNNMNVNLSSSSSSSNSINMDHSAWLGFSLSNNNLQTSSTSDPESSHICLFEAFTTAATATTASGSTINLARGGGGEATGIASATDLSIFTGSPKLEDFLGGSCTATPPQPPQVQLGHHHLSSATTAHDIYDSELKTIAASFLRGFATEQTDIHHQQQQQQQHLKHHHHQQQLVPLVAQPAPKKTVDTFGQRTSIYRGVTRHRWTGRYEAHLWDNSCRREGQSRKGRQVYLGGYDKEEKAARAYDLAALKYWGPTTTTNFPVSNYEKELEDMKNMTRQEFVASLRRKSSGFSRGASIYRGVTRHHQHGRWQARIGRVAGNKDLYLGTFSTQEEAAEAYDIAAIKFRGLNAVTNFDMSRYDVKSIANSNLPIGGITGKSKNSSESVSDCKSLDGGSRSDDRDISSASSHLAAFASSHPATSTLSFALPIKQDPSADYWSNLLGYQNNTTATPLTNAKCLSIAPTYLQSPTSSPSFNVDFAANPSSAVNESSNNGLFNVGNYLQQQQQQGGVTNSTTTTTTSAHTGSSNIPFATPIGLNSNSYESWISPSLHSFQTAKPSLSVFQTPIFGME